The proteins below come from a single Oxyura jamaicensis isolate SHBP4307 breed ruddy duck chromosome 1, BPBGC_Ojam_1.0, whole genome shotgun sequence genomic window:
- the AKR1D1 gene encoding aldo-keto reductase family 1 member D1: MNLTAESHRVPLSDGNSIPLLGLGTYADPQKTPKGSCLESVKIAIDTGYRHIDGAFVYFNEHEVGQAIREKIAEGRIKREDIFYCGKLWNTCHPPELVRPTLEKTLKILQLDYVDLYIIELPMAFKPGDALYPKDENGKFIYHETDLCATWEAMEACKDAGLAKSIGVSNFNRRQLEMILNKPGLKHKPVSNQVECHPYFTQPKLLEFCRQHDIVIVGYSPLGTSRDETWVNVSSPPLLKDPVLNAIGRKYNKTAAQVALRFSIQRGVVVIPKSFNPQRIRENFQIFDFSLTDEEMKEIAALNKNVRYVELLMWRDHPEYPFSDEY, encoded by the exons ACTCCCAAAGGCTCCTGTTTGGAGTCAGTGAAGATTGCCATTGATACTGGTTATCGCCACATCGACGGTGCTTTTGTCTATTTCAATGAGCATGAAGTGGGACAAGCCATCCGGGAGAAGATTGCTGAAGGAAGGATCAAGCGAGAAGACATTTTTTACTGTGGCAAG CTGTGGAATACCTGCCACCCCCCAGAGCTGGTGCGCCCCACGCTGGAGAAAACCCTGAAAATCCTGCAGCTGGACTACGTGGACCTCTACATTATTGAGCTGCCAATGGCTTtcaag cctggagatgcACTCTACCCaaaagatgaaaatggaaaatttatcTACCATGAGACAGACTTATGTGCCACTTGGGAG GCTATGGAAGCATGCAAAGATGCAGGCTTGGCAAAGTCTATTGGAGTATCCAATTTCAACCGCAGACAGCTGGAGATGATCCTGAACAAGCCAGGACTCAAGCACAAGCCCGTCAGCAACCAG GTCGAATGCCATCCCTATTTCACCCAACCCAAACTCTTAGAATTTTGCAGACAACATGACATTGTTATTGTTGGGTACAGCCCACTGGGAACCTCCAGGGATGAAACATG GGTAAATGTGTCCTCCCCTCCTTTACTGAAGGATCCTGTGCTGAATGCCATTGGCAGAAAGTACAACAAGACAGCTGCACAGGTTGCTTTGCGTTTCAGCATCCAGCGAGGGGTGGTGGTCATCCCAAAAAGCTTCAATCCACAACGCATCAGAGAGAATTTCCAG ATCTTTGACTTCTCCCTCACTGACGAAGAGATGAAGGAAATTGCAGCACTGAATAAAAACGTTCGTTATGTGGAACTTTTAAT GTGGCGTGACCATCCAGAGTACCCCTTCAGCGATGAATACTGA